CTGGCCTGTAGGCTACTTTgtctgccacttgctggctgtTGTGGCCCCAGGCAATTCATTTAACCTTTGTTTGGGGGGCAAggggtaacttttttttttaattatgtaaaaagtacaagaaaggaaattaaaatggcTCACTATTTTGCCaccttcacattaaaaaaaaagtacttgcagctagaaaaattttaaatgacgcAGAGAAAAATAGTCCCACCAGTCCCTTTCCCCAGAGATATCtactctttaaatttttatggATATGTTCTGAAAAACTGTGCCTTACCTCTGTCTACATTGAGTGctaccttattctttttttttttttaatttgttttgagggggaggtaattaggtttatttattttgggggaaggtactggggattgaacccaggacctcacgcgtgctaagcatgtgttctgccacttgagctataccctcccccagcttGTTCTTTTTAGAGActcatagtattccattgtattcctCCCAGAGGGAACTGCAAGGGCAAATGCCAGGGGGTAGGAACCTGCCTGGCAAATTACAGGAAAAGCTGAGTAAGCCAGGGAGAGAGCACAGGGTCCTGGCGGAGGCCAGACCCTGCTGGGCACTGTGAGAACTTTGGATTTTACTGGGAGTGAAACAGGAGCTGTtagagggttttgagcagagcagAGACATGGTCTGACTTAAGTTTTAACAAAAGCACCTTGGCGCCCAGGCTGCTGTGTGGATGCACCAAAACCAGTGCACCATTCTTAactttccctctcctctgcccatGTGGCCGAAGAGCTTCCCAGGTAGATCTCAGCGTATTTTGAGGGCATGTCTATAGGGTGAGTTCTTGGCAGCACCGTTGTTGACTATGGATTTGCCAAATTGTCTCCCCTCAAAGCTTAATCCTTCTGATCTTTAGTTTCTTGGTAAATTAAAAGTTACAATAATAATCTCTACCTCAGAGTACTGTGGGCTCATCAAACAGAATATTCGATTTGAACTGGGTATAAACTAAGGAGTGGACACGTGGTAGCTAGAAGTTCAGTGGGTCAGCTAGGAAGTAGCCCCATTCTTGGAGGGCTTTTATGGCTGAGGTTTCCTGGGGTCTTGCCTTTTTTATTTCCCTGTGGcttcctttctcagtctgattttgGAGATAAAAGATTTCCTCCCTTTGTTGACATGGTTTATTTTGCAGGAGACAACAgcttttaggattgtttttctgGAGTGTGATGGGGGTTGGGGGCTCAGGTTTAGGGTGTTACTTCAGGGCCTTCCCTGGATGGCGGTGGATGTCTTCTTACTCTTTAGTCATCTTCTGGAAGACCAAGaagtggaaaattttaaagtGGCTGCCAGATTGTGACTCTGGACTGTAGCCTGCAGGTGGAACATTGAGAAGCCCAGATTGCTGGCAGCACCTGGTTTTCAGGAATTGGGCCCTGCGAGCAGAACAAATCTGCCCCCATGGGTGTGTTCCCAGAGCTGCAGAGGGGAAGCCTCCACAACCCCTCTGCCAGCAACTTGGGAACCGTAACCAAACTGCTTAGTTCATCTTGGTTACTTCCTGAGAGCTGATCTTCCTCAGCAGCGCTGCCCAACATGTAGATGGAAACAATCTGTAAGCTGCGCTGACCAGCACTGTGGCCCCTGGGCCCAGGTGGCTGTTGAGCGCTTGAAACAGCTCCGGCAAGCAAGGAACagaatgttaaattttgtttCACTTTAATTCACTTAAAGTTAAATAAACGCGTGCATTTAGTGGTTACATCTCACTTGTGCCCCGCCTGACGTGACATGACACTGGGCTCCGGAGGCTGTGGCCTTTCCTCAGATCAGGTACCCCGTCCCTGAGCCCCTGCCTCTCACGTCTTCCACACTTTCTGGACAGGCCAACACCTGTGTTGTATGAGAAAAAGAATGtgctgcctccttctcccccatGTCGGATGCTCCCTCCTCCCCGGCTGGATTGGGGTTGCCCTGAGCGCTGCGTCTCACGGGCGCCTCTAGTCATCTGTGTTGTTTAGGCTGTGCCCGAGTACCGGCTGCCAATTGATTTGCCCTTTTTGACTGATTTCTCCCCTGTCTCCCAGGTGCCCTGAAGAAGAGTCTCACGGCCGAGCAGGTCCGGGCTGATTTCATAACTCTGGGTAGGTCACCACCCAAGGTTGCTCAGGGTGACCGGCACTGCGGCTCTTCATTATGTTAATGTCTCCTTCTACTCTCTTGTAGGTCTTAGTGAGGAGAAAGCCACTTACTTTTCTGAAAAGGTATCATAATTCCTCTTAACCAGGGTTAATTTTGATGGCTtgctttttatttcatgaaaagaaacaaacttaaaGCACAGACTAAGGAAAAATCATCAATCATTGTGTGTCATTCCCCCAGCTTAATGTTTTTCATTTGGTTTCATGCAAATGACATACATCCAGCTTTTAAACAGCGCTATTTAGTGcatctttcattttttccctctgatttgaCTGAACATAAATGTCATACAGTTTCCGTTCCAACCTGGGTTAAATCTTAGAATTAAAACATTTGTATAACCTCCTGCCTCTCTACTCCCCTCAGCCCCCAGATCTGTGCTCATAGGCCAAGCCCTTGGTTCTGCGTTCTTCCTACTGTCTGCCTAAAGACTAAACATGCTGTGTTGGGGGCAGAGTGAAGAGGGGACATTTTTCCCATTGTTATGACTTTGGCTCTTTGCTTTTGTTCCAGTGGAAACAGAATGCCCCCACCCTTGCTCGATGGGCCATAGGTCAGACTCTGATGATTAACCAGCTTATAGATATGGAGTGGAAATTTGGAGGTAACTAGTTAGAGCCATTCCTGGGTCATTTGGGGGACGTAGGGTTGGGTTGCAGAGGCTTTCGATGGCTTCGCTGGGGAAGCGGTCTCCTCAGTCTCCCGAGACTGTTGGGACCAGCAGCTGCTCCTCTGTGTCATTGTCCACATTCAGCAGCAATTTCTGTCCATGGCTCTCAAAAAGCTCACTTCCTGAAAAGCACATCTTGCCGTCCTCATACTGGCCCTCACATGGCTTCTGCTGTACAACCTGCAAGATTGGGGTCTTCAGAGTGTGCCCTCAGTCacttactgtttttctcttttgtgtcaTAGTGACATCTGGGAGCAGTGAACTGGAAAAAGTGGGAAGTATTTTTTTACAAGTAAGTCTCCTCCTGATCCTTGAAAATTGGGAGATTTTTCACTTGGTTAAAAAGTGTCAAATCTACATTGGGTTTCTTTAATATCCAATGAAATGGATGTTCCACTGAAGTGCCTCATGTATCTCATAGCAAAGTGATCAGCCAGAGATGTGCTCACAAACATGCCCACTTTCAGATGAATAGGATATGGCTGTGATTCTTGCAGGTTTGATTGGTCTTATAGTTGTGGGAATTGTGAAGATGTTTTGGTGGTGGACGATCCAGATTGCTCCTGAGTGACTCTCAAGTTAGACGCTGGATGCTTTGACATTTACGTAAAGTTCAGGTTTCAAGAATTTCTTTGCCCAAACATcgtcattttaatttaaatattcttttcctttttttcttttttttctttcttggatcaGTTAAAGTTGGTcattaagaaaggaaataaaaccgAAAATGTGTACATAGGTGAGTCCAAATTCCCACTTGAGCCTTTTCACTTTTCCCTGTTCTCTTTAATCACTGGGCTCGGGAAGCCCATCACTGTCATAACCGAGCTGTGGAGCCACCATTCTGCCACCTTTGCTGTCATAAACGATAAGCCATTGGCAGGTTGCAGACCTGCGGGGTCTCCCACAGTTGAAGACTTTTTTCCTaaggggaaaggagcaggggGGGAATGGCGATACCGAAGAGCAAGAAGCTCTGGCTGTAGGAGTCGCGGTGAATGTCCCGAATGACGGCCTTTCATCCCTTTGTGCTTGGGAGTTAATGCCATTCTAtatcccccctcctttttttaaatggagctgAGAACTTTCTATGTTCAAGGCTCTCAGTTCTTTATTATGATCAATTACCCATCAAGAACTGCTTAGGTTAACTATAgccaaaaaagaagaacaatctgtgggtggaaattaattttcttgggtGATTCTGCGGAGTTGGAAACATTTACCTGAAGCCAAATTTTCTCTCCCCAGAATTAACCTTGCCTCAGTTCTACAGCTTCCTGCACGAGATGGAGCGAGTCAGAACCAGCATGGAGTGTTTCAGCTGATTTCTGTCCCCtgcatctccccctccccttgtcacccccttctcccctcgccacccccttcccacccccacccccacccccgggtgACTGCTCCGCTGGGAGAGGCAGCTTACTCCCAGGCCTGTGGGCCACTCCTTTGGACCCGCTGGCTTCTTGGAAGCCCAGGTGCAAAGGTCTCTGAAAAACAACGGGATTAAGTACTTAAAGAGCCTGACAGGATGACCTTCCTGAAGAGTCTTTGTTGAGGGACCCTCCGCCACCTATCTCCCGGGTCACCGTTTAGATATTCAGAGAGGCGATTGCATCTCAGACGCAGGGGAGGAAATAAGTTGAGTCACCTCCCCTTCAAAGTTCCAGAGTAAACAAATGGTCTGCCACTCAAAATACACACTGATTGCCCTCCCCTGCAAAAGAGCAAGGGcttgtttatggctgaggaaGAGGCAGACTCTCTGAATGACACAGGCGGGGAGGCCCCAAAGCAGGCTGTGTGTGCGGCGGCGGTGCATTGCTAATCAGTCCTTCATGGGGCACCCCTGTAAGGATACTGCTTGGCCTGCTCTGAGGAGAACTGAGGCTAAACTCTGTCCTCGTTTTCAGGTTTTGCCTTGTAATGAGGTGGGCCTTTTGAGGCTATTTTAGCTTGTTTGGGTTCAAGCTGATCTTCTCTGTGGGTtaaatgatgaataaaaaaaGGTTCTGAAGAACGAATCTGCATCCAGGCATGTCTCTGTGTGTGGATGAGGGAGTCACGTGCCTTGTAGAGAGctagtgctcttttttttttttttaacatttttttattgagtaatagtcattttacaatgttgtgtccaattccggtgcagagcacaatttttcagttgagaGCTAGTGCTCTTATCTTCGAAGATGATCTTCCTGGTTTTGGTGACAGCCCTGGGTCTTCAGTGACATTAGCTGCGGTCCAAAGTTGAGATTTGTAAGAGCAGTTCAGGGGAAACTCAGgttaaaaatatcataaaaagcAGAGCAAGTGAATGTTTTGTGTTCAGATGACTCTAGCCCCAACCTGGCAAGTGACTTGTCTGCCTCCTATCTCTTCACTCCTcctcagaaattttttaaaattttgagtaggtagagggagggtatagctcagtggtagagtgcatgcctcgcatctgtgtggtcctgggttcaatccctagtacctctactaaaaataaataaataaacctaattacctccccctaaaaacaaacaaaaagcaaaaaaaaattttttttgagtggGCAACACATGCCCATGATTCAAAAGATACAGTGTCAAGTAATTTTTTCCTCCTGGAGGCAGCCCCTGTTACTGGTTTATTGTGTTTTTCTGGACACACTTCATACACTTGCAAATATACACGCATAGCATTTGACTTCTCTTCCCACGCAAATGGTAGCATACTGTACACACAGCGACCTGCACCTTGcttccccccacccagccccacttAACTTGGAAATGGTTACCAGTCCGAACAGAGAGAGCAGCCTCATTctttgtaacaaatgcaccacagTTTCTTCACATGGATGATTTTTCAACCATTTTCCTGCTGATGGgtgtttaggttgtttctgttCTTCTCTTATGAACGATGATGCAACTGAATTTTTGGTAGGAattttttgtatctatatatcattttacatgcatagaaatgtatttttaaggtaGACATATGGATGTAGAATTGCTGTGTCAAAGAATATGTGTATTTATCAGAGTATAGAAGGGGTAAAGCAAAAGCCCCTCTGCCCTGTCTCCGTACTCAGTTCCCCTGCCGCCCTCCTCCAACAGGTAACCCCAGGTGTTCGTTTCTTAGCTGTCCTTCCAGAGAGTTTGCCCCCATGTGTAGACAATCGGAATCtgaatttttactctttttttgttgtttatgcaGATAACTATACATATATTCTAGTGTGTGGTGGGGTTATGACCAGCAGTTGCAATTTTGATAAATAGTGCCAATATTAGTGTTCCCCAGAGAACAAAaccaactgtgtgtgtgtgtgcactcatGTGCGTGCGgcacgtgtgtatgtatgtatgtgagagagaaggagagggagagtgggggaggattggtttattttaaaggattggCTCACAGGATTGTGGAGGTTTGGTAAATCCAAAATCTGTAGGGTAAGCTGGCCAGcttgagacccagggaagagttgcaGAACAAGGCCAGAGTCTGCTGGCAGAGTTCATTCTTGctgagaggaggtgggggagtcAGCCTTTGGTCTattaagaccttcaactgattggatgaggcccactcacattatgGAGGGAAATCTACTTTACTCTGATttaaagtccactgatttaaatgttaatctcatccaataaaaaaaacctttacAGAAACatgcagaataatgtttgaccaaatatctggactCAGTGGCCCAgccaaataaacatacaaaacaaaacatcacaGTACCAAACTGATCTCTTCAGAGATTGTTCCAATTTATGTAAGATTACTGTCCACAGGTCCCAAAGATGAGCAAATCAGTGCCTTTGGACAAGACTTCCAGATGTGGCCTTgaagggggtgggtgtagctcagtggtagaacatgtgcttagcatgcacaaggtcccaggtacAAGCCCTgatacctccactaaaaaaaataaaaataaatgataataaacctaattacctccccccaataaacaaacaagtaaacaaatgtgTCCATGAGATTTTGTGTGCCTGAGACCATGGGAATCTAATATAAAGAGAATTCACTGAATGTCAGAACAGGAAGGTAACTAAAATGCAATCAAGTTAAATCTGTTCAtattacagatggggaaactgagactggaGACGGAAATTGGTCACTGGTCACTGGTCTGTGCTGCCTGTGAACCATGGGGTCCTGCTTGTTCAGAAACAGGATCCTGAGAGACCTGGTAGGAATCAGCCCAGCAAGGTATCCAGTGCAGGTCCCCATCAGGTGCTCTGTGAGAGCTGGGCCTAACTGGCTGCGGGGTGGATTCTAAGGAGCCCCTTGCCCTGCCCAGTTCAGGTTCTCCCACCCCAGCTGGTCACCACAGTGGCTTCCTGGTGGTTCCACCCCAGTCTTCATTCTTACAGCTTCTACAACCTGGCCTGTTGCCTGCATGAACATTCTCATGGATAAGACTCATGTCAGCCAGCAGATCCAAATGCTCTGCTGGCGTCCAGGGTAACGT
Above is a window of Camelus dromedarius isolate mCamDro1 chromosome 18, mCamDro1.pat, whole genome shotgun sequence DNA encoding:
- the COMMD7 gene encoding COMM domain-containing protein 7 isoform X1 — translated: MGRLHCTQDPVPEAVGGDMQQLNQLGAQQFSALTEVLFHFLTEPKEVEKFLAQLSEFAATNQISLGPLRSIVKSLLLVPNGALKKSLTAEQVRADFITLGLSEEKATYFSEKWKQNAPTLARWAIGQTLMINQLIDMEWKFGVTSGSSELEKVGSIFLQLKLVIKKGNKTENVYIELTLPQFYSFLHEMERVRTSMECFS
- the COMMD7 gene encoding COMM domain-containing protein 7 isoform X2, with translation MGRLHCTQDPVPEAVGGDMQQLNQLGAQFSALTEVLFHFLTEPKEVEKFLAQLSEFAATNQISLGPLRSIVKSLLLVPNGALKKSLTAEQVRADFITLGLSEEKATYFSEKWKQNAPTLARWAIGQTLMINQLIDMEWKFGVTSGSSELEKVGSIFLQLKLVIKKGNKTENVYIELTLPQFYSFLHEMERVRTSMECFS